A DNA window from Tachysurus vachellii isolate PV-2020 chromosome 20, HZAU_Pvac_v1, whole genome shotgun sequence contains the following coding sequences:
- the fbxw11b gene encoding F-box and WD repeat domain-containing 11-B isoform X2, whose amino-acid sequence MSVMDSLTGEISPKTTTVFKITNGPLSGSRKRPSEGNYEKEKDVCIQLFDQWSEADQVEFVEHLISRMCHYQHGHINSYLKPMLQRDFITALPAQGLDHIAENILSFLDARSLCSAELVCKEWQRVISEGMLWKKLIERMVRTDPLWKGLSERHQWEKYLFKNRTTEVPPNSYYRSLYPKIIQDIETIEANWRCGRHNLQRIQCRSENSKGVYCLQYDDDKIISGLRDNSIKIWDKQSLECLKILTGHTGSVLCLQYDERVIVTGSSDSTVRVWDVNSGEVLNTLIHHNEAVLHLRFCNGLMVTCSKDRSIAVWDMASPTDISLRRVLVGHRAAVNVVDFDDKYIVSASGDRTIKVWSTSTCEFVRTLNGHKRGIACLQYRDRLVVSGSSDNTIRLWDIECGACLRVLEGHEELVRCIRFDNKRIVSGAYDGKIKVWDLQAALDPRAPASTLCLRTLVEHSGRVFRLQFDEFQIISSSHDDTILIWDFLNVSTNGQMEGRSPSRTYTYISR is encoded by the exons GTCCGAGGCCGACCAGGTGGAGTTTGTGGAGCATCTGATATCACGCATGTGTCACTATCAGCACGGCCACATCAACTCTTACCTCAAACCCATGCTCCAGAGGGACTTCATCACAGCGCTGCCAG CTCAGGGTCTGGACCACATAGCGGAGAACATCCTGTCGTTCCTGGACGCCCGCTCGCTGTGTTCGGCCGAGCTGGTGTGTAAGGAGTGGCAGCGCGTCATTTCAGAGGGGATGCTGTGGAAGAAGCTGATAGAGCGCATGGTGCGAACCGACCCGCTGTGGAAAGGATTGTCTGAGAGACACCAGTG GGAGAAGTACTTATTCAAGAACCGCACTACAGAAGTCCCGCCCAACTCCTACTACCGCTCTCTTTACCCCAAAATCATTCAGGACATCGAG ACGATTGAGGCAAACTGGCGCTGTGGACGGCACAACCTTCAGCGGATCCAGTGCAGATCTGAGAACAGTAAAGGAGTCTACTGCCTCCAGTACGACGACGACAAGATCATCAGCGGCCTCCGAGACAACTCCATCAAG atttgGGATAAACAGTCTTTGGAATGTTTGAAGATTTTGACGGGACACACAGGGTCAGTTCTGTGTCTGCAGTACGACGAGCGGGTCATCGTTACCGGCTCCTCGGACTCCACTGtcag GGTGTGGGACGTGAACTCGGGCGAAGTGCTGAACACTCTGATCCACCACAACGAGGCCGTGCTGCACCTGCGCTTCTGTAACGGCCTGATGGTGACCTGCTCCAAAGACCGCTCCATCGCCGTGTGGGACATGGCCTCGCCGACCGACATCAGCCTGCGCCGCGTGCTCGTAGGTCACAGGGCCGCCGTCAACGTGGTGGACTTTGATGACAAGTACATAGTTTCTGCCTCTGGGGACCGCACCATTAAG GTTTGGAGCACGAGTACCTGTGAGTTTGTACGCACTCTAAACGGCCACAAGCGTGGAATCGCCTGCCTTCAGTACAGAGACCGGCTCGTGGTTAGCGGCTCCTCAGACAACACCatcag GCTATGGGATATTGAGTGCGGTGCCTGTTTGCGGGTTTTGGAAGGGCACGAGGAGCTGGTGCGCTGCATTCGCTTCGACAACAAGAGGATCGTCAGCGGAGCTTACGACGG AAAAATTAAAGTTTGGGACCTGCAGGCTGCCCTGGATCCACGAGCTCCAGCCAGCACACTGTGTCTGAGAACACTGGTG gagcacTCAGGCCGTGTGTTCCGGCTGCAATTTGATGAGTTCCAGATCATCAGCAGTTCCCATGACGacaccatcctcatctgggaTTTCTTGAACGTGTCGACTAACGGACAAATGGAAGGACGGTCGCCATCACGCACGTACACGTACATATCCAGATAG